CCGCCGAGGCGGTCCAGGGGCGGCGTCGCGCCTTCGGGGCCCTTGTAGCGCTGCATCAGCCCCAGCCGGTCGGCCGGGAGATACAGTTTGTCGTCGTCGGCGAAGACCAGGAGCAGAAAGTCGCCGCCGGTGGCGTCCACGGTCATGCGGGTGAGCCCTTCGAAGCTGGCCACGCCGTAGTCGCGGTGCACCACCAGATCGCCCGGCCGGATGTCGTCAAACGAGGTCAGTCCCTTGAAATCCTTGTCCCGGCCGCGCCCGGCCCCGGCCTTGGCGGCATCGGGATGCAGGATGTCCTCGGGCAGCACGCGCGTGTCGCGCCAGGCAAGCTCCATGCCCTGGCGCAGATCGGAGATGAGGGCGAAAAGGCCCGTCTCGCCGGCGCTGTAGCCGGTGCGGAAGGTGAGCCCCTCGGGCTCGATCATCTGGAGGAATTTCTTGCGGGAGCGCTCGCCATGAAAGGACAGGATGGTCTGGCCATGGCCGCTCCATTCCTTGAGCGCGGCGGTCAGGGTGGTCCAGGGCCGTTTGTCCGAGCCGGGTTTCCAGAAAAGATCGCCGAAACGCTCCAGGGCCTTTTCCGGCATGTCCGGGCCATGACGGCCCCGGCCCATGACCAGGTCCTCGAACAGGATGCGCCGGCCCGCGACCAGGGACTTGCGGGCCATGTTCTCCGGCCACAGCACCCGGGACGTGGGCCAGGGATGGCCCTGCTCCTTGGTCTGAGCCTCGAAAAATCGCCGCCAGGCGTGCTCGGTCTCCTCCAACCGCTCCTTCACCCGGGTGGGGTCGTCGACGATCCAGACGGCGTCGTCCGGGCACCAGGCGGCCAACTCCACCGGGCGTTCGTAAAAAAGGCCCGGCCAGATGCCGCCGTCCCCGGCCTCGACGGCGGTCTCGAGACGCGCCTTGGCCGTGCGGTGCAGTTCCCCGGTGCCGGCGATGGTCTCCCACATCGCGGCGGCCTGTTCCTTGAACGTCTCCGAGAGCACAGCCGGAGCCGCTGGCAGAAGCACCGCCTCGGTCAGTTCGGCCAGGGAGCGCTGGGACCCGGCATCGAAACGGCGGGCGGTCTCCACGGTGTCGCCGAAAAATTCCAGGCGCAGCGGCGTGTCGTAGCCCGGAGGGAAAATGTCCAGGATATCGCCGCGCAGGGAAAATTCACCGGGATTCGTCACCATGGGGGCGCGTTTATAGCCCCACAACACGGCCTGTTCGGCAATGAGGTCCCGGGGCAGCTCCTCGCCCACGGCCACGGTCAGGATATTGCCCTCGAGGGCTTGCAACGGCGGCCACTTGGGCAGCAGGTTGTCGGCGGAAAAAAGGAGCACGCGCGGCCCCGTGCCCATGGAGGCAAAGGCCAAAAAGGCCATGCGCCGGGCCCAAAAGGCCCCGCTCGGCAGTCCCGGGGCGTAGGACGGCAGGGACATGGACGATGCGCCCCAGAGCTGGCGCTTCGGCTTGGGCGCCACCAGGTCGAGCAGCGAGGCGATTTTGGTCAGCTCATGGATGCCCGGGGTCACCACCACGGCGGATTGGCCGCGGGAAAGGGCTTCGGCGGCCAGAAACGCCAGGGTGGCGGGGCCGCTTTTGTAGACCGAGGCGGAGTCGGGACTGGCGAGCAATTCGGAAAGCGCGGGAGTACGGGACAAGGCGTGCCTCGTGAAAAATACGGGATGGCCGCCGTCACAGACGCGTGACGGCGGCCGGAAACGCTCTTCGGTGTGGGTCCCCCGGAGCCGCAAGCCGCTTACGCGGCCGCATCGCTCCCGGTGGACGGTATGAAAAAGCCAACCATGCCCAAACGGTACGACACAGTCAGGGACTTCTTCCAATACTCCTTCCGGAACAGGCGGTCCCCTAGAAGGAACTCAACATATCGCGCTCTTCACCGGAAAGCAGCTTGTCGAGGTCGAGCAGGATCAGCAACCGATCCTCAAGCTTGCCCACGCCGCTGATGTACTCGGATTCGAGGCCGGAAACGACGGGTGGCGGCGGCTCCACCGTGCTGGCGGGTATGCGCAGCACCTCGGAGACGGAGTCGACCACGAAACCGACGATCATGTTGTTGATTTCGATGACGATGATCCGGGTGTGTTTGTCATGGTCCCGCGTGGACAGACCGAAACGGCGACGCAGGTCGATGATGGGAATGACCTTGCCCCGCAGGTTGATGACGCCCTCGACGAATTCCGGGGCGCGCGGGACCTTGGTGATATCCATCATGCGGATGATTTCCTGCACGCTGAGGATATCCACGCCGAACTCTTCCTCGCCGATACTGAACGTAACGAGCTGGAGCAGTTCGGCATCCTGTTTTTTGAGGGTTTCCTCCATGCGGCAAGCTCCCGTTGTTGGTGTGGCCGCGCGGGTGGCGGCAAAAGCGTACCTACCTGAGTTCTTATCCAATTGTTCCCGGTTTACGCAAGCGGCAAGCCGGGGGAACCTCGAAACTAGTCGCCGGAGGTCTCGGCGCGAAGCTCATCGGGGGGCATGCTCCAAAACGGGAAGCCATCCCTGGTACGACGGACCTTCAACTGGGTGTTTTCACCCTTTTTCACTTTGACGGCCAGCAGCACATCCTGCCCATCCACTTCGGCCCAGGCGCCGATGACCTTGACCTGATCGCCCTCCCTGAGGCCGATGGAGTCCAGGTTCACGAAATCCTTGGGTCCCAGATGGACGGTTTCCAGGCTTTTGTCCTTTTTGTCCTCGACCTGCAAGGCAATGCCCGGGGCCATGCCGGCATAAGGGGTGATCTCGTAAATCTTGACCACCCTGCCTTTCAGGGAATCGGCTTCCTTGGGATCGAAAAGCTTATCGTATTCGCCGCCTTTTTCCCAGCCTTTGATATCGGGATGGGCTTTGGGGCCGGCATGGGCGACGCCGGCCAGGCAGACGGCCATGGTCACACAGAGCAATACGGCGAGCTTGCGCATGGGCTTCTCCTCGGACACGATTCCATATAAGCGGCCCAAACCGCTGCGACAAGCAGGCGATACGGCGCATTGCCCGCCGCGTCAATAGCGGAACTGCCCGTCTTCATACAACGTCACGTCGCGTCCATCGGTCAGATGGGCGCGCACCCGTTTGGGTTCGGTGTTGACGAGGTCCCAGTGCAGGGCCGAGTCGTTAAACCCCAATTCTTCCTTGCGCGTGCCGTCGAGGCTGGCCGGGTCGCCGTCAAACGTGTCGGAGTAGGAGCTTCCCACGGCAACATGGCAATTGCCGTGCGGGCCGCCGAAGTTTTCGTCATAAAGCGTGTTGGCCATGAATTTGTCTATCTTGGAAAAGCGCTTGTCCGTGAGCGAAAATTCTCCCAGGCGTGAGGCCCCGGGGTCCATGGAAAGCTGCTTGCGCACGAATTCGGCGCCCTGGTCGGCCGCGATATCGGTCACCACGCCCTCCTCGAAGGTCAGGCGCACGCCGGTGACGTAGTTGCCGCTGCGATACGACGGCTGGTCGGCGTAGTAGCGGCCGGACGTGCCGCGCCAATCCGGGGAAGTGAAGATTTCGA
Above is a genomic segment from Solidesulfovibrio fructosivorans JJ] containing:
- a CDS encoding chemotaxis protein CheW, with amino-acid sequence MEETLKKQDAELLQLVTFSIGEEEFGVDILSVQEIIRMMDITKVPRAPEFVEGVINLRGKVIPIIDLRRRFGLSTRDHDKHTRIIVIEINNMIVGFVVDSVSEVLRIPASTVEPPPPVVSGLESEYISGVGKLEDRLLILLDLDKLLSGEERDMLSSF